The Monomorium pharaonis isolate MP-MQ-018 chromosome 5, ASM1337386v2, whole genome shotgun sequence genome includes a window with the following:
- the LOC105838113 gene encoding uncharacterized protein LOC105838113, with amino-acid sequence MNVHNDINGTFELSPRNQFEMQSCKVNETGSRPNIALKRIGQKLDEAETKCFTLKSELNYVMEVCQKAQTEIRGSKESSDISPISSSKNSGSKSPVGHNDNSEITDKIKNCDFPQRIYNAELKDEDNYDTFNLSPKSAQFSFRKSIGDDDIIERSESLIEGNQKGILNVTITPRIQLDKKLPRSITTMPTQNSITEVSKEYENYYSLSPLPSHMSFEKLTSQAKNYFRLTPRSTRSVKDVEDVKDPGLNLEISSVAKIKRVRKNKSRTGRSEISSVGRIDNAMSKGRKRKKLRSSMSKSTVTTKGTGFIGRKETKKRRHRGHNIVHQQSNPKQHLKKFNDVVEIFHNTKLKNNNCGIFSKRMPLGSNKRTPLSLINSKVDEAKHEKKSRLPETKEAQRKIQETSALSPENRNPERPINRECQSRDKKNEKDQCRSHDKKNEGNYCRSHDKKNQQDLQTLNDQNHSEATPEVTQEQNKSEKQSSDLGPSAKDETQQCERAFSRYDDPMFTPSYEMPTLASKLKRSSRSYFSRFNFRNIPFVVGTSVTPSHNLGLNIQQVLSVMKTRQPNISGVTPLLIRKVSQGIRPMSILLDQINGHYEGSVLNVSSQMSGTFNKGENLGQNKRLSAFNLQHKVEKTQNSCMAKVPIDEEITSERGTNVSNQLCKEKSDSCNRKTKQQSSSAVSKSDTYKNQQGISGISLKSNIARDSNITDHKVHIPNSHNSKEIREVLINLHDQFEEMNTKYERLQLEVEKSSDKSLAKELSTLEKELSAKEEEINAVVSLYKEVMTLKQQMKMLHERNSLVCIATESAKDARKNPFPFAITPGKSHSMNPVIFGRGKIYNAAREPPASMQLAALLRQIQTFHKQLQLVS; translated from the exons ATGAACGTTCATAACGATATAAACGGTACTTTTg aattatCTCCAAGAAATCAATTTGAAATGCAATCATGCAAAGTAAACGAGACGGGAAGCAGACCAAACATCGCGCTGAAAA GAATCGGACAAAAATTGGACGAAGCAGAGACCAAGTGTTTTACATTGAAGTCGGAATTAAATTACGTGATGGAAGTTTGTCAAAAGGCTCAAACGGAAATAAGAGGAAGTAAAGAATCATCCGATATTTCGCCAATATCGTCATCTAAGAATTCAGGTTCCAAATCTCCAGTCGGACATAATGACAACAGCGAAATTACAGACAAGATTAAAAACTGTGACTTCCCTCAGAGAATTTATAACGCTGAACTGAAGGACGAAGACAATTATG ACACTTTCAACTTGAGTCCAAAGTCTGCTCAGTTTTCATTTAGAAAAAGCATTGGCGACGATGACATTATCGAAAGATCCGAAAGTCTGATAGAGGGAAATCAGAAAGGAATACTGAACGTTACGATTACACCAAGGATTCAATTGGATAAAAAACTTCCGCGCTCGATAACGACGATGCCAACTCAGAACAGCATCACGGAA GTGAGTaaagaatatgaaaattattactctctctctcccttacCATCGCATATGTCCTTTGAGAAACTGACGTCGCAAGCGAAGAATTATTTCCGCTTAACGCCGCGTTCTACGAGAAGTGTTAAAGATGTTGAGGATGTTAAAGATCCAGGATTGAATTTGGAAATATCGAGTGTCGCAAAAATCAAACGAGTGAGGAAAAATAAGTCGAGGACGGGGAGAAGTGAAATAAGCTCCGTAGGCAGAATAGACAACGCGATGTCCAAGGGACGGAAGAGAAAGAAGTTACGGAGTTCCATGTCCAAGAGCACGGTTACCACTAAAGGCACAGGTTTCATTGGCAGAAAAGAAACGAAGAAACGTCGGCACAGAG GCCATAACATTGTGCATCAGCAATCCAATCCCAAACAACATCTGAAAAAGTTCAACGACGTCGTGGAGATTTTTCACAATACTAaactaaagaataataattgcgGGATATTCAGTAAGCGGATGCCTCTTGGATCTAATAAGCGAACGCCTCTTAGCCTCATCAATTCTAAAGTCGATGAAGCTAAGcatgaaaaaaaatcgcgTCTTCCTGAGACCAAGGAGGCTCAAAGGAAGATTCAAGAGACATCGGCATTGAGTCCGGAAAATAGGAATCCTGAGCGTCCTATTAATCGCGAATGCCAATCCCGtgataagaaaaatgaaaaggatCAATGCAGATCCCACGATAAGAAAAATGAAGGGAATTATTGCAGATCTCACGATAAGAAAAATCAACAGGATCTACAGACGTTAAATGATCAAAATCATTCAGA AGCGACACCCGAGGTTACCCAGGAGCAAAATAAATCGGAAAAGCAGTCCAGCGATCTCGGTCCATCGGCCAAGGATGAAACGCAACAGTGCGAGCGCGCTTTCAGCAGATACGACGACCCAATGTTCACACCAAGTTACGAGATGCCGACTTTAGCGTCGAAATTAAAACGTTCGAGCAGATCGTACTTCAGCAGGTTTAACTTTCGAAACATTCCGTTCGTGGTGGGGACCTCGGTGACCCCAAGTCACAATCTCGGATTGAATATTCAACAA GTGTTGAGTGTGATGAAGACAAGACAACCGAACATCAGCGGTGTTACCCCGTTATTGATCCGCAAGGTTAGTCAAGGCATAAGACCGATGTCAATTCTTCTGGACCAGATAAACGGTCATTACGAGGGGTCGGTTCTCAACGTGAGCTCGCAAATGTCTGGAACGTTTAACAAAGGGGAGAACCTAGgtcaaaataaaagattgtCAGCGTTTAATTTACAACACAAAGTGGAAAAGACGCAAAATAGCTGTATGGCAAAGGTGCCTATCGACGAAGAAATCACTTCTGAAAGAGGGACTAACGTTTCCAACCAACTTTGTAAAGAGAAAAGTGATTCCTGTAATCGTAAAACTAAACAGCAATCTTCTTCTGCTGTAAGCAAAAGCGACACATATAAAAATCAGCAAGGAATTTCGGGGATAtcgttaaaa AGTAATATCGCTCGAGACAGTAATATCACTGATCATAAAGTACATATTCCTAATTCACACAATTCTAAGGAGATACGCGAAGTTCTGATTAATCTTCACGATCAATTTGAAGAGATGAACAC aaaatatgaGAGATTACAATTAGAGGTGGAAAAATCTAGCGATAAATCCTTGGCGAAGGAATTGTCCACTCTGGAAAAGGAGCTAAGTGCTAAGGAAGAAGAAATTAATGCCGTCGTCAGTCTCTATAAAGAA GTAATGACGCTGAAGCAGCAAATGAAAATGCTGCACGAAAGGAACAGTCTGGTTTGTATCGCGACCGAGTCGGCCAAGGATGCCCGCAAGAATCCTTTTCCTTTTGCAATTACACCCGGAAAGTCCCATTCGATGAATCCGGTGATTTTCGGTCGAGGAAAAATTTACAATGCCGCACGAGAGCCGCCCGCTTCCATGCAGCTGGCCGCGTTATTACGGCAGATTCAAACTTTTCATAAACAATTGCAACTTGTGTCGTAA